The Melanotaenia boesemani isolate fMelBoe1 chromosome 3, fMelBoe1.pri, whole genome shotgun sequence genome contains the following window.
atggattttcttttttactttaaatgtccATCTGTTTATTTGTCACTTTACTTGAGAATCAAAGCATCACCATCCTGCAACGCCATCAACTCAACCTCAAGACAACTTTACGTAAATGAATTCACCTGAATGATCAGATCCCTGTTCAATTGTATTTTCTTAATGATTTTACTAACCAGTGAATATATTTAGACATATGTGATATTACTGCTGTAGGATTAAAACTCTATGAGGGAAATACAGGTTATTTGGAAGCAGTTTTTTGGTCTATTGACTTTAACTGTGAGATGTGGAGGTGACTCCTCCTCCCCCGCCTTCCTCCCTCTCCGTTCTTCCAACACAACCTTTGTACATGAGACTCAGCAGCACACCTATGTGGAGAAACTCACTGGTGGTAGTTTGGAAAACTGGTTGGAGCAAAtgattccttttcttttaatctttcttcgtCTCCTTTTGCTTGTGCGCCCTGGGCTCTTTCTCACGTCATCCATAGCaaaaaaaggcaacaaaaacaaaacaattaaacaaacaaacaaacaaacaaaaaaggtcatcttataattattttgtatttctagATTTGAACTTTGGAAACAAAGTAGTATTTTCTGGACTATAAGTTGCTAGAAGTACAAGTTGCATCAGTCATTAAATGCgttatgaagaggaaaaaacataTATGTTACACTGGACTATAACtcgcatttatttagaaattaatttcacaaaatccaagacaaagaacaaatatttaatctggaAAAGGAGATTTATTCAACTGCACAATATCACAAGGAAAAACAGGCTGAATATGTGTTGCTAATGTAACACCAGGGTTTCCTccagaatattttaaaattgtgaGCTAGAACTAGTCTCCTTATTAACAGCTGACTGAGGTGCTGAGAAAATGGGCAAATGTATACATCATTTTGGCATTTAAAAACACTGACGCTGCGGGGCCTTCACTTTTAAGCACACAGCAGAACCGGACAGGAAGTTGAGACATCAGTGGTCATTTTTCAAAATCAGATTATTATTAGAGCAGTGCCATATTTCCTGAGTACAATTTCACACTCTTATTATGGCCTGTAAATGTGTGCTAATATAGACTTTATGTTTATATTGATCCATTCATACAAAATAATTTGTGTAACATCTAGGAAATAATCTTAAGTCTGGCAGTATggctgcttttattttgccatGACGGTGCGTGACGATCATTAATGTAGCAGAAACCATGAACACATTCAGTTTTATAATAGCATAAAGAACATACCTGGGAGGTTAAGTTAACATAACAAGCAGCGACTCCCACAAGCAGGTTACTGGTAAGCAAGTTTACCAAGCTCCCGATCTCATTCCACATCACTGAATCTGTTGAATTCTTCATCCTTGGTTTTGTTCTGAACAACTCCGCAGTTTGTAATCTACAAAATAGTTCTCAATTGtctttatgttaatgttttatttaattttttcagtaGTAAAGGAGCAGCAAATACCATGGTTATCACAAGAATAGAGCGCCCTCTTGTGGCTGTAGACGGTAATGTTTACTCCTTGGTTCATGTCAGTCGGTATGAGTCGCATCTGATTGCCGCAGGATGAGGCAAACCATGAAAAGAAGTGTGACTTACAGTCCAGAAAATACGGTACTTGATCCTGTTTATACTTATTCtcaaaaagaattttttttttgagctttatttaaaaaaagacataaaatcagtttaaattagcattttctttctttctttatttatttttttactatacTGTACCTTTGTGGTGTGACCTTTGACCTGTGTGCTATACAGAGACTGGCTGTGTACATCTGCTGAGTCATAACGGACCCTTGACAGCTTTCTTTCCCTTGTTGAAAGCACCTCTGACTGTAAGTTTTCTGAATATTATAATCTTAAGTTTCTGCTGCAGAACTCCCAACTTCTTAAAATCTATTTCTTAGTTGTTTTATCACAGCAGTTCACAAACTTGggggttttgttttattaaatcagCATCCATCTCATCCAAAGCTCAACTCACCTTAAGTAGTTTGCAGAGCTTTCTGGTTTTCCTGACATAAACtatgtccccccccccccccatttcctttaagtaaaacgtAAAAAAGAATCCTGAGCATTAATAGTGGGATGGTCTAGTCTGGTTTAATGCATTCTGGATCACTAATCTTGCAGGGTGTCGATGAGGAGTGGGTGTGTAAAAGCCACCTGATCCTGGGTCAGCACCTCTATGATGATCTGCAGGGACGAGACTTCAACCTCTACGGGGGAGGAAAGCTGAGGGTCAAAGCAAATAAGGTAATGTGCCATGTCCAAACGGTTCACTCAACTGGAAGACTGAGAAAAAATATTATCTGTTCTCCAGTTTTCTGAAGTCCAGTCCTTGTACCTGATCATGTTTAGTGGAATGTGGTTGTTACTTGACattgatctaaaaaaaaaacaaaaactcctaACTCCTAACTAATTCATAACTAACTCTAATTTTGTGccaacacataacagacaatTTTGCAAAGAACCAGTTTTAAATGGGATCTTAACAcatcatttagttttattactTACTGGACTAATATATGACTATTTATTGAGCTCGACTTAGCTAATTATAAAATATACCATTAAATTAGTCATTTGGATGGTGAATTGTGCTTTTGTATAGATGAAACAtgcagtaaaatgttctttttgtttgatcTTTTATTGTTTGCAAAATCAGAATAACATccaagtcaaaaaaaaaaaaatcttaatttattttcaccattttTCAAGTTCAgcacattttcagtgttttgacCCTTCTTCGTTCTCATTAGCTAATTTTCTACAGATCTGTCACAGCGGTTTCATACTCGCCATGTTCTGTTCCCAAAGCCACTTCAATTCCACACGGACAATGAAAGACAACAGTGTGTTTCTTTATCTGTTTAACTTCATTATGGACTCATAAATATTCACTGTTTCCTATTTATCCACCAACTTTCACATAATCACATTGGTTGTATTTGATTAGAGatcaagaaaaataataaaattcatcAGTATTTATTCAGGCTCATAACCCTCGgatgaatgaattattaaaaatcaGTGCCACAAatttttacttctacagacatgcacagtGAAGCTTTACTtcatgttcagttttatttgttttaatttatttatttatttagttattctacaagaacattaaaaaataattatatatttataattatgtatttatataatatataaatactctattaaaacaaagctgtatcattttcttttcctgtttgagCAAAGATGGTAATTATTACTTTGTTTGTGTATATATCaaattttataatatatttattcttcAGTGAATGGCAGTGCAGAAAGGGCTCATATGCAAATATTCCATCTTCATCCATAcatatactagaaaacagccTAGTGAACACTATGCTTTGAAGGGATGAATATAAGacaattttatgttttctgaaaTCAAACACCACATTTTATCAGAATGTGTGTTCTTGATCTGAAACTGAGACAAAGTTTAACATTCGTCATTTTATTTGGTTAAACATTGTGGTTCTATATCTTAAGTGTTGGTATCAAATCCAAATGCATGCAGTGATATGAACGTGTTagtttaatgaataaatgcacTGAAATGTGTGAATTTGAAAGTTGTGCAGTTCTGCTCCTGTTTGGCCGGTTGTGATGAAATTTTCTGAAGTTTTTGGTTCTTAGGCTTTAAAACCAGAATGGGTAGTGGTTCCTTTTTATTATATCTACTTTGATATACATCCCTCTTTCATCTTAAATGAAGTACTCTACTTTTGCTTTGGAAACAGCTGCATTAGTTAAATATAAGGTCTCATAATTATCCTTGCAATGGTTTTAAATTTATCATTACAAATACCAGTGAATCACTTTCTTTATGTCTAAGTTGAAGTGTCAATGGTTTAGGAAGAAATAAATCCATATATATACCTATAATACAACACAATTATACCCTTTACTATCGACTAGTAGTTTTTAAGgcaaatcacaaacacacagaactgGACTTAcagctctggaaaaaaaaaacaaaaacaagagaccACGGCAGTTTATACTTAGGTGAGTATCTCTGGGTATTTCTGCCAAAAATACATTTCTACATAAGCACATCTCATTGTTCTGTATGAGGACCTCGAAGCTGCAGTCTGGGAACGGGAGGAAATAGTTTATCACTGAAAGAGATCATCAGTCAAGAGCTGTGGGCTGAAGTCACGTGACCTTTAAACTGAAGCAAAGAACAGTCAGGTTGAGTTTAGAAGAAGACCACAAGAACATCAGAAGACTGGAGTAAGGTCATCAACTCTGATGAGTCCAGTTTTCAGCTTTGACCAACACCTAGTCGTCTTCTGGTTAGACGGAGACCAGGAGAGGTCTACAACCAACTGTTACACGTAGAGGAGGATCAGTGATGATCTGTGAAGGATGCTTGAAACAGGCTGCTCTTCTATTTGATAGAGAATTTCCCCCCTATTTGCCCCTCTATTCCAACCCTAATTGattgctgccataaagaggggtATAAGTTACCCAAGAACAATGTGAAAGATGCCAAAACCTGTGAAAGCTGTGATTATAAATCAAGATCATTTAATCAAAAAACTGAATTCTGAATGTTCGTTagataaatgttttgtttaacagTGAACAggggatttgtttttttttttaatttatcatgtTCTGATAGAATTTAATTTTCTCTAAAGTTAAGCtccaaaaaacaaagtttgatttGCAAGTTAAAAGAAATATCATCAGCAGTTTGGAAAAAATGAGGCAAAGTTCAGTTCACCAATACTTGCAtccataaaagataaaaccagAGAAACTGGTAAGTTGTCAGTGGTCTCTCTCTTATTTTCTTCCAGAGCTGTGGGTCCTTTCATCATGATTTCTTCCCAGGAGACAACCTTGTCAGCTACAACAAGAAGCAGTTACGGCATTACACCGTTTCCTGAAATCTGACCACAGAAAAGCACAGCTGTTATCTTTCTGCTAAGCTAACTTCCTGAGATAATTATACATGTGATCTGTACATAACAAGAGCTGAGTCTGGTCAGCCAATTTTTCACCTTGTCCCAGTAACATGATTCAGTGAGGTCAGCATTAaggtctttatcttttttttttttcttttttcagaaacACAAATACAGCAAATATCTCCAGTGCAGCATCTCAACCACTCACTAGCCcatcaacaataaaacacactcTGTAAATCAAACTAATAACATGtcctaaaaataaacataattctTTGAAGTTGTTTTGATCTagattttaaagacttttttggTGTTGCCTATAGAGAATTGTAACTTTGTGAAAATTTAAGGCAGGATTATAAAAGCACTTTGTAAGCGGCAACAAGTCGCCTGTGAGAAATTCTCTCCAAACCCTTCTCAGTATTAGTAATCACAACCTCCTAACTATTCCTCCACGGTCACAGAGACCTTTACTGGTAATATCTTCAGTAGTTGTGGATTCTCAGTGTACATGTAAGGATACAGGGTATTGGTGAAGTTGTGTTTGAaggtgtggatgtgtgtgttggcATCATAATCAAGGAAAGACAACTTCCCCTCATCAAAGTCCAGATGAACTTTGATCCTCTGCACCGTCTTCGTCAGCTGCAGTTCTTTCTCCGGACCTGAAGCACAGAACGCTGTGAATTTCCCATCGGAGAACAAAATCCTCCACAGCTGAGACTGCAGGTGTCCATTCGCCTCGATGTCCTCTCCCAGCAAGCCCAGCTCCCAATCCTTGTTGGTTCCAACGTCCACGCCCCAGCTATGAGCTCCTGACTTTAGCCCCTCTGAGCCGAGGACGGAGCAGGAGAATTTTGTCCTCTCGGGGTTCTTGGGAAGCGGTTGTTTCTCTCCAGACTTCACACCGCTCAGATCATCAGACACGATGAGTTCTGGGTCAGCCGTGTTTGGATCCAGAACTACAGGGCTGTAGGACACCATTTGTTTCATCATGTTCCAGATGTTGAATGTCAGGTTGCCCAGGTGTTTCACCACATCTATCAGAGCTCCTGAGACTGGTTCTGGATCGTCCAGAAGGGGACGCTGCTGGACTCGTCTCACTGCAGCCTTGTAGTTGAGCAGGAATGAGATGTCCTCGGTTCTCAGATCCTTCTCTGTGGCTTTGATGGTGCCTGCCAGAACTGCTATATCTGTGCTCAGAGCCTTAATCTTCTTCTTCAGCATCTGActcttctgctcctcttccttcCTCAGAGCTGCAACCCTGGCCTTCTCCTCCAGGTGCAGAAACAGATGAAGCTTCTTAAACTGCTCGCTGATCTGCTTCTCTGTCTGTTGGGCCTGGACTTGGATGTACTTTATGGTTTGATCACAGTTTCCTTTAACCTGCTCATATAGCTTGAGTTTCTCCTGTAACGGCTTCAAGGCTTTCTGCAGTTCCTCTCGGTGGTCCTGTGCAGCCTCATCTATAGGCCTGAatctgtggttgttgtgtgCTTTCGAGTCCCGACAGATGACACAAACTGGCTGCTGGTGATCCAGACAGAAGATTTTTAACTTCTCAGAGTGCAGACTGCAGATATTGTCGAGCCCTGCTGAAGCTCCCTTCTTATTCTCCAGTAAGAAGGCCTCCGAGAGGTTCTTTAAAGCCAGGTTACGGGGAGGATCGCTCTTTGATGATTTCCTCTTACAGCAGGGACATTGAAATGTGTTCTTCCCCTGCCACCATTTCTGCAGACAGGCTTTGCAGAAGCTGTGGCTGCATGACAAGACCACAGGGTCTCTGAAGATGTCCTGACAGACAGGACAACAAAGGTCTTCCTCTGATCTTGAAGACATTCTGTCCTTTGACGCTGAATATGTCGCAAAGGACGCCTGTTAGCCAGAAAGTTCTTCGATAGCTACTTTCACTTTTGGTTCGTGGCTCTTTTAGATCAGATTGTAGAGTCTTGTTTCAGCTTGGTGGGCCGGAATTCCACTATTAAAGCAATCCCAGTCTTCCCAGTGCTGGCACCTTGAACTTCCTTCTTCAGTGGACGTCGTATTTTTCGATGTGAACTTTGCAGCTGTTCTGAATGTGTGTTTCAAGACGGGAGCGAGGAGTGATaaactgtttcctgtttttctgctaCTCAGAGAGTGGGTGGGGCTTTGTGGAAACATGCCTCCTCACTGTGCATGTTTATTAACACCTGGTGTGGCTGGGTGTgtgagttttgtgtttttttcatgaCCAATTCTTACTTTGATAAAACTGATCAGATCACGTTGCAAAAGATTTAACAGTTCAGTGCTGACAGTTCTGCCACACATGACAGGTGTTTTATCTCTGTTAGGAACCTGTTCTTCCACAAAACACTGACTTCTGTTTCATCTGCATGGCTGAGTCATCTGTTTACAGGCTGCAGTACAAACGTCACTTTGGATTAAAGCCTAAGCTCCGTGTTAATGTGCAAAAGATAACTCGTTTGATATGCAGTGCACAGGATTCTTACAGTGCCGCTTGAATATAGAGCATTTGTAAGAGTTGCAATAGATTAAatttttcctcagttttttttttttttaacatagtaTGTGGTGGAGTCAGAGTTTAGCATCCCAATTAACAGTTGAGTTTTAAAAcaagttatttctgtaaaaTTCATCTTCTCATTTGTACTAAGGTGCCAGATATGGTCTGAAAGTTCCACTGTGAATTCTGAAAtttcaaatgataaaatgttttatcattttaaccaCTTCATCATCAACAGTCCCTACAGTGGTGTAGTGGTCCCTCAAAAATGGGTACACTCTTaccccccccccgccccccctttttttttttatctagcacagaaaaacaacttttaagaAAAAGTGACATGCTGGACTACTCTAATTACTCTTTACCCCAAAAGTATTTGCTTCTTGTCACATGATTCTGTTGCTCAGGGAGGAAGGGTTATGAAACTGCAAAACCAATACTGGCCCAGAGACTAGAGAGACCATAATACATGTAGAGTAAACTATTCCTTATTTTTGATGGATTAATGAATTACTTGAATGACAACTATTCTCTCACCTGATCAGGAGCAGTTTGTACTACAAATATAACTACTGTCTCCACAACTGTGTCAGCGTGGTCCATTTCTCCCAGATGCAGTACACCCAAAtggacacacccacacaaacatgcaacatTTCTCGGTGTCCACTGTTTCAGAAGTCACCCAAACTCGTAATCTATCTAAACTTATCcaaatttttgttttggatCCCATCCCAGTGTTCTtggatttaaaatctttttgacAGTCCACAGGTCTGGCCAGTCAGTATTGACGTCtacagaaaaacaattaaaacgaCTGACTTATAGGCTATAAATGTAGTGAAAGAAACAACGAAAACCCATTTAATTGTGTAAAGTTatcatccattttatttgatttatttttcatcctaAATGGCCAGTTACACACAATGTAACTGTAGCTACTGTATATCTGTGACTGTCGACccctgacatggttttaacagcatttacaaggttacttgcaaaaaacacactcaccacaaacagtcatgagtggggaggaggaggaggacaatgggGACACCTCACACCCCTCTTCCCCGGGGTGCCGCCGGGGGCTGGtaggggaggtggttgccctgggGGCCAGAAACCGTggcagctgctgatcttgggggaTACCCGGTCGGCCGCACctgggtgggaggtgatggggggTGGCTGGGGATGGCGGTGAGGGCCGGATCTGGGGCATGCCATTCTCTGGTCCACCGGGGATttctcccacagggcatggtgggagggagggggggctggggagtgagagtgggagggttgtatgctgtgtgagtgtttatactgtgtgggtgggggtgaggaggcatgtatgtgttaggatgagtgggagtgtgcaaggaaataggtgtgtgcatgtgtttctgtgtgtgtttggagtgggcttaag
Protein-coding sequences here:
- the LOC121636591 gene encoding E3 ubiquitin-protein ligase TRIM35-like, producing the protein MSSRSEEDLCCPVCQDIFRDPVVLSCSHSFCKACLQKWWQGKNTFQCPCCKRKSSKSDPPRNLALKNLSEAFLLENKKGASAGLDNICSLHSEKLKIFCLDHQQPVCVICRDSKAHNNHRFRPIDEAAQDHREELQKALKPLQEKLKLYEQVKGNCDQTIKYIQVQAQQTEKQISEQFKKLHLFLHLEEKARVAALRKEEEQKSQMLKKKIKALSTDIAVLAGTIKATEKDLRTEDISFLLNYKAAVRRVQQRPLLDDPEPVSGALIDVVKHLGNLTFNIWNMMKQMVSYSPVVLDPNTADPELIVSDDLSGVKSGEKQPLPKNPERTKFSCSVLGSEGLKSGAHSWGVDVGTNKDWELGLLGEDIEANGHLQSQLWRILFSDGKFTAFCASGPEKELQLTKTVQRIKVHLDFDEGKLSFLDYDANTHIHTFKHNFTNTLYPYMYTENPQLLKILPVKVSVTVEE